The bacterium genome window below encodes:
- a CDS encoding DUF4256 domain-containing protein — MFGKSPKNRRSICNAPEAFKSGKEAKPRDSALEGAAAMGVRILTKKKDKSLYK, encoded by the coding sequence TTGTTCGGTAAAAGTCCGAAAAATCGCAGAAGCATCTGTAATGCCCCTGAAGCATTCAAGTCAGGAAAGGAGGCAAAGCCTCGAGATTCCGCTCTGGAAGGGGCCGCGGCCATGGGCGTGAGGATTTTGACGAAAAAAAAGGACAAGTCTCTTTATAAGTAA
- a CDS encoding SDR family oxidoreductase: protein MKTLVLGASGATGRLVVQQLINKGQFAKLLVRSTAILPQEIRESANLEIITGNVDDYSIEQFKELVKDCDSVVSCLGHNITFKGIFGKPRKLVSDAVSKVVEALSHSTGRKKFILMSTTAYTDKMHGEKETFAESLVFALLKRLLPPHADNVKAGDYLFKGMKESNHCEWIAVRPDSLIDEAAVRAYEVVPMKKKSPIFNPGKTSRIQVAHFMVKLLTHDELLQVWKYKAPVIYKKE, encoded by the coding sequence ATGAAGACGTTAGTGCTTGGCGCCAGCGGGGCAACTGGAAGATTAGTGGTACAACAGTTGATCAATAAAGGCCAATTCGCAAAATTACTCGTACGTTCCACCGCGATCCTCCCACAGGAGATACGGGAAAGCGCCAACCTGGAAATCATCACTGGGAATGTGGACGACTATTCCATTGAACAGTTCAAAGAATTGGTAAAAGATTGTGATTCGGTTGTTTCTTGTCTCGGTCACAACATTACATTCAAGGGAATATTCGGCAAGCCGCGTAAACTGGTCAGCGATGCCGTGAGCAAGGTGGTGGAGGCCTTGAGTCATTCGACCGGTCGAAAAAAATTCATACTCATGAGTACCACCGCCTACACGGACAAAATGCACGGTGAAAAAGAAACATTTGCGGAAAGCCTTGTCTTCGCCCTATTGAAACGACTCTTGCCGCCCCATGCTGACAATGTCAAAGCTGGGGATTATCTGTTCAAAGGCATGAAAGAGTCCAATCACTGTGAATGGATTGCCGTCAGGCCCGACTCCCTCATTGATGAGGCGGCTGTCAGGGCCTATGAAGTAGTGCCGATGAAGAAAAAAAGTCCGATTTTCAATCCAGGGAAAACCAGCAGGATACAGGTCGCCCATTTTATGGTCAAATTGTTGACCCATGACGAACTCTTGCAAGTTTGGAAATATAAAGCGCCGGTTATTTACAAAAAAGAATAG